The nucleotide window atttttttttttttttttttttttcccatTCATTTGAAGAGTAAAGAATGTGTgcaaaaatataaaaataaataaaaaaaaaaatatatatatatatatatatatatatatatttatatatatataatatatatacaattttacatatgtgtaataaaaaagacTGAATggtatttattttattatatttattaacaACGTCCACATATAATAACactttttttcttaataatcatatggttgtaaaatataacacaggcaacatatatatataaatatatatatatccaaaatatgaacaaaataaaagaaaacaaaaaaaaataatatataataaatataataaatattaaattattatatttattataattaattctttacaacatttttatcttcctttttttttctccttctcatgtattttttctttttcgATTTGTACTTATTAAACTTTTTTGTTAAGTCTTTCTtcacatttttattacctcctaaaaaaaaaaaaaaaaatatacatatgtaatataatatgtatatatatatatatatatatatatatatatatatatatatatttatatatttatttatttatgcACATATACACGTATAACATCCTTAATTTTCAGATTAAtctatttttaaattttcaccatttgatttattatttttcattattacCTTTTTCCcgatttttatttttgaagGTACTTTTTGAATTATGATTATACCCCTTCTTCTCTTTGTCGTCTTGCACTTTTTCAACAACANNNNNNNNNNNNNNNNNNNNNNNNNNNNNNNNNNNNNNNNNNNNNNNNNNNNNNNNNNNNNNNNNNNNNNNNNNNNNNNNNNNNNNNNNNNNNNNNNNNNatatatatatatttttttttttatatgtcTTACATTTATTGTATATCCATTAAATTGTTGTATGGCCTTTTTCACAGCACTTCGACtttcaaataaaataaatgcTGTACCctaaaaatacaaaaaaaaaaaaaaattcttaaatatatatatatatatatatatatttatttatttatatattaatatatttaatatgtataaatattcatatatatacatatatattatctcACCGTTGACATACTCGTTGCAGTGTCTCTCAATATTCTAACACCTACACACAAAAagatgaaataataataaacatgtacacatatatatatattatatatatatatatatatgtatatttttttttttttttttttttttttttttttttgcacCCTTTATTGTATCCACATCCTTCATAATTTCGTACAAGTCCTTCTCATTCAACTTCTTGCAAAGatttttaatacatatgGATTTCTTCCTACTGAACGATTTGCTATCTCCAAATTTATTAACCCTTAAAACATACCCTTCGTACATCGTGCccttaaaaatataacacaatattgaacataataaaaatatatatatatatatatatatatatatatacatacatatacatttatacaatataattcgatatactttttatatatttacatttcTTTCGAGTAAAAGGGGAACatctttttcttccttCAAAGTCACCAAGgcatttttattatcctTCACATcctaaatatataataaaataaaatgaatgtaactaaataattcttatcataatatatacgaataaatatgttacatacacaaattttatataataccGTAAATTTTTTTCGCATGACCCCCAGCCTTTTCTTATCTgcatatttttcttctaaaGGTAACGATCGAAAACGAACCTAAAAAgttgaaataaataaaaataaagtgatacaaaacatataatatatacatatatatatatatatatatatataatattcttttcatattaCCGTTTCTACAATTgatttttctatatttaaAATCTTCAATAATTTGGATATTGATACATCTTTCAATGGTATATTTCCAACAAAAATTGTTCTCTTATTTCTTTCCGCAATTTCttctataaataaaaaatatataatcatatatcatatatatatatatatatatatatatatgtgtgtcccttttatgtttaatattttttaccTTCATTCATTgcctttttttttttttcttttttcgAAGGAAACTTAtcttttttcctttttttctctttctTAGATATTTCACTATCAACTTTTTCCTCATCTTTTTTGGTATCtgaaaatgataaaataaaataaaataaaatattcatatataattattatatattaaaatcaTGTTTTTtctctcttttttttttattattattatttttacctAAAACATTTActtcttcattattatttaaaaaatctATAACTGCGCTTATTTGATTTTCTTTATCTGCGTCTATTTGTGATGTTGACATGTTGTGATATATTGAAATCGTCCcgtaatatttttttttattttataattttttttctttttttatataaaattgttatatttttttattattcgTCATTCTTTGGAAAtcattaaaatttaattatatgtatatatatcatatattattaatcttatgatgtattatattatattatattatattatatcatatttttattttttttttttttttaattcattaaattttactacattaatatataatatatacaaatatacatatatacatatatatatataatttttattatggggaataatgttaaaataataaaataaattataaatataaaaaaatataaaaaaaaaaaaaaaaaactacgtattatatatatatatatatatatatatatatatatatatatattatattatattatattatatttatatataggCTTAATTTATTCTATAAGTATTTAACGGTGAcgttatattatatatatttatatgttttttatacctatacaaatataattcaaaaagttaaaaatataaacattataatatatttctatttctatttctatttccattttttgtttttatttttattttttttattccttatattttagttttatgttaaatattaccaaaaagtaaaataaaatataacgttgcttgtatatatatatatatatatatatatatatatatatataattgtacatttttgtgttttatataatatgtatgaaTTAAAGTgataaacatataatatattataaacaagtgaatataattatatattatatatatagcaAAAAGAAggttattatatatttttttgtactCCTTATATATTAACTCTTGTCCTTATCTGCATATGGGTCTTGAACAACTATAAGCGTATAATCCTTATCAGGAGCAATCATTATTTCATGCTTTTTTGATCGTAAACGTAAAAAGTTTATATcattcttaaaaaaaaaagaaataaacaaaatgattAAGAATAAATCTTCGTAAAAGGAAATTACATGAAAACTTTATTcctttatataaaaataaaatatatatattttttttttttttttttcttttttctttataaatattaaaatacCTGGGGATCTAATTCTCTAATAACATCCCTAGCTTTTTTAGAGAGTTGTGTTAATAATGAAGCATGTAGGTCTGATTGTTGCTGATCAAAAgtactttttattattagcCCTTCGCTGTTTACAACCAATATTCCTATAACCCCTTTATGATTTTTAATACGATTCAATATTTCTTCTGCTTCACTctgtttataatataaaacaaattataGATACACATAATGTGTATATGAacacaatatatatatatttttgtaaagaaaaaaaaaatatatacatattatatatatgtatttacATTTTGTGCATCATTTCGTATTACcattatttgtttgttcNNNNNNNNNNNNNNNNNNNNNNNNNNNNNNNNNNNNNNNNNNNNNNNNNNNNNNNNNNNNNNNNNNNNNNNNNNNNNNNNNNNNNNNNNNNNNNNNNNNNaaaaaaaaaaaaaaaaaaaaaaaacttaaaatatgtttatatatatatatatatatatatatatatatatttatatatatgtgtgtattCCCCTTTCGTATTTACAAATGTTGAAATAAGTCGAAAGAATTatcattttgattttttttcGTTTTGGTAAGAGCTTTATTATTGCTGCTCTTCCTGTTGTTGTCTTTTTCATTGATACTGTTTGCTTGTGTTAAAGGTGTTTTTTTGGAGGCTACTAATGTATGACATtcttttctatttttaattttttcgAGTAACCTAGTAATATGAGGTGATTTTACTGATCTGTTTTGATATTTGATACTTTTTCTTCTCATATCATTTGGTGATGTAACATCAAAATAGCCAATTTTATATTGATCAGGcattgtatataatttatatttattaaaattattatatgtatttgaagagtttatttttttattttgtattgattttgtattttcttttatgtCTTCATAAGGATTAATTTCTTGTGTTGCTTGTAAATTATCTGGTTGTGTATAGTTTATAATGTTCAtgtttgtattattttcatgtttatttaataattctttataataatttaataaatcatcttttttttttatttcttgATCTAAATATTTGAATTCTTCATCTactttttgtttttcttctttttctagtttttctttttgtaaATCATATTGTATTTTAATCTGTTGTGTATATGTATCAATATCATCtttcaattttttcttctctTTAGAATTAATATctgtataataattatttgtttcgtataaaattttatttttttcttcatattctttatgtatttgtaatatttgattttctattttttgtttattttcatttattttattttctaaatgttcaatttcttctttgtttttattattttttaattccattgaatttatttcttcttttaaatgattaatattttgttgattttgtttttctttgttatcaagtataattaatttttcttcCATAACAAGAACATCTGAATCGATTTCTTTTTCGTTTTTGTATTCttcattaattttattttgtaattcATTAATTTTGATATTCTCATTTTGTAGTTctctattttttttccatatttcttcttcttcctctttaattttttttttcatttcatttaatatatattctaatTCTTGGATTAACAAATTGGTTTTTACAGAATCAATATATGTATCTATATCATCCTTAATGTctatatgatttatattattatattcatggttatttaatttcttttccttttcttttaatattaatgtttttatttcttctttataattaaaaatttcttcttgtaacacatttttttttttttttaaatcttgtaaaatatattgatttaaagtatattcttcattttttacatgttcattaatatcattatatttctttttaaattcaagtgcatcattttcttttatttctaGTTCTTTTTGTAACTTACTAAACTTTTTCTGTAATTcgttatatttttcatttccctttttcttttctaatttacatttttttattttttctattattttatttatttcatttttatgaGTACTTAGATTTTCTtctatttctttttttgtatcCATGCTGTTACTTAATCCTTCAtcaattattttttcataatattcttGTGAGTTCACTTGGCTCTCTACAAATTGTACTTGTGATTGTAATCTCGTGTTATTTGAGCATATTTCTTGTCTACAAATTTCTATGTGTTCTAttttatgtgtatattctttttctttaacTATGAGTTCGTTTTTTTCCTCCTCCTgcattttaaaaatgtacaACAGAAAAGTGTAGCatgtataatatgtatatatatatatatatatatgcatgtatatatgttagatgtcatatatatgaaaggaatatttttcttttacatatataccacacaaaaaaaataataaaataaaaaaatggagatatataaatatacatccaaatatttattttattccATTTTTGTGATACCAGTTTCTTTTTTTGCTCcacaaaattatatttacacATTTCCATAGTGTCACTTTTTTTCGTAATACTCCTAGTTATGTTTTCTCTTTTACTAGTTAAACTATTATATTGATTTTGTAATACAACTAATTTTTCACAATTTAAATTTGTTAAGGTACTAAAAGAATCAAAAGATTCCTTATGTTGATTAATTTGATAATCAAGTTcttgtattttattatttaaatttacagattcatttttcataaaaaaaacatttttttctatttcatttaatttatcttttaataatatattcatcttttctttttctagTTTTTCCATTGATATGTTATCTTCTATTTGTTGTAAAATCGTCTGAACATGGTCAgcttcttcattttttttaacaatatatattaacgaatcataaaatattttaaaaagaatagAAAAATTTTCACACGCTTCatgatattttatatttgtatcaaaataataatcacAACTTTTTTTACACACCTCTCCTActttttttaagaaatcATATTCATTTGTTACTTCCTTTCTCTTCGTTAGGTTTTCTGATTGTATAAGTAAAActagaaaaatataaaaataaattatgtgaataaatatacatatatatatatatatatatatatatatatgcatacACATTACATTTCTACCTTTGTTGCATTACTTTTATTTCGAGATGTATCGATATATTCAATGATATCTCCTAtcttattataaaattctttattaaCTTCTTCATCCTGTTCTTCATGTTGTAAAAACATATTtgcatattttttatcGGAAGGGGATAAGTATCCTTTTGATGACAACTCCCCtcttattatcatcataacaaaggtaaaaagaaaagaaaaaaaaaaaaaNNNNNNNNNNNNNNNNNNNNNNNNNNNNNNNNNNNNNNNNNNNNNNNNNNNNNNNNNNNNNNNNNNNNNNNNNNNNNNNNNNNNNNNNNNNNNNNNNNNNacaaaaagaaaaaaaaaaaatatatatatatatatatataatagacaaaaagaaaaaaaaaaaaatatatatatatatatatatatatatatgtacaatCTAAAAAAAACACTTGTATAAGGGTTTGACAAAGGTACCCATTGTAGAAATACAATGAagttaaaaatataaaataaaacaatattttgcatatacatgtatatatatatatatatatatatatatatatatattaaacgATATTTACCATATGACACCTTAAAATTagtcttttttttttttttttctttctttttttaataaaccCTTTTATGTAATTACACaacacatataaaaaaatatataatataaaattaagataatattaaatctTTTTATGTGACAACCTTcgaatttttttttttttttttttaaaaggtGAATATCACACAGAATTATTCTTCATAGGGTTTAAACAgtaacaaaaaatatatatatatatatatatatatatataatgaaattgttgaaaataattaaattacatttaaatttataagacatattatgtaaaattataagaaattaatataatttacgaattccttttatttgtatggaaatatttcattcatatttttattatataaaagacTGACTTTAATATTCTGCACAAgtgtgtatatatatatatatatatatatacatatttaatatatttatctttcctttttatttatgatctcaatataataataaagacaaaatatacatgtatatatatatatatatatatatatttttttttatatatataatttatttttttatgcgtgttacatatatattcatatgtacatatacatacatatatatatcacaCATATTTTATGCATTTACCAGTATACAATATGGAAAGCATATCCGAATGCGATATTTTGAAGCCCATTGATGAAAGCGAGAGATTAGAATTAgagaataaaataaatgaacaGATGGTAGAATTAGAagtaaagaaaaaat belongs to Plasmodium reichenowi strain SY57 chromosome 10, whole genome shotgun sequence and includes:
- a CDS encoding large subunit rRNA processing RRM protein, putative (part of same gene as PRSY57_1019400A~gap found within coding sequence); its protein translation is VVEKVQDDKEKKGYNHNSKSTFKNKNREKGGNKNVKKDLTKKFNKYKSKKKKYMRRRKKKEDKNVVKN
- a CDS encoding large subunit rRNA processing RRM protein, putative (part of same gene as PRSY57_1019400B~gap found within coding sequence), producing MSTSQIDADKENQISAVIDFLNNNEEVNVLDTKKDEEKVDSEISKKEKKRKKDKFPSKKEKKKKAMNEEEIAERNKRTIFVGNIPLKDVSISKLLKILNIEKSIVETVRFRSLPLEEKYADKKRLGVMRKKFTDVKDNKNALVTLKEEKDVPLLLERNGTMYEGYVLRVNKFGDSKSFSRKKSICIKNLCKKLNEKDLYEIMKDVDTIKGVRILRDTATSMSTGTAFILFESRSAVKKAIQQFNGYTIN
- a CDS encoding flagellar outer arm dynein-associated protein, putative — encoded protein: MSEAEEILNRIKNHKGVIGILVVNSEGLIIKSTFDQQQSDLHASLLTQLSKKARDVIRELDPQNDINFLRLRSKKHEIMIAPDKDYTLIVVQDPYADKDKS
- a CDS encoding hypothetical protein (conserved Plasmodium protein, unknown function); the protein is MMIIRGELSSKGYLSPSDKKYANMFLQHEEQDEEVNKEFYNKIGDIIEYIDTSRNKILLIQSENLTKRKEVTNEYDFLKKVGEVCKKSCDYYFDTNIKYHEACENFSILFKIFYDSLIYIVKKNEEADHVQTILQQIEDNISMEKLEKEKMNILLKDKLNEIEKNVFFMKNESVNLNNKIQELDYQINQHKESFDSFSTLTNLNCEKLVVLQNQYNSLTSKRENITRSITKKSDTMEMCKYNFVEQKKKLEEEKNELIVKEKEYTHKIEHIEICRQEICSNNTRLQSQVQFVESQVNSQEYYEKIIDEGLSNSMDTKKEIEENLSTHKNEINKIIEKIKKCKLEKKKGNEKYNELQKKFSKLQKELEIKENDALEFKKKYNDINEHVKNEEYTLNQYILQDLKKKKNVLQEEIFNYKEEIKTLILKEKEKKLNNHEYNNINHIDIKDDIDTYIDSVKTNLLIQELEYILNEMKKKIKEEEEEIWKKNRELQNENIKINELQNKINEEYKNEKEIDSDVLVMEEKLIILDNKEKQNQQNINHLKEEINSMELKNNKNKEEIEHLENKINENKQKIENQILQIHKEYEEKNKILYETNNYYTDINSKEKKKLKDDIDTYTQQIKIQYDLQKEKLEKEEKQKVDEEFKYLDQEIKKKDDLLNYYKELLNKHENNTNMNIINYTQPDNLQATQEINPYEDIKENTKSIQNKKINSSNTYNNFNKYKLYTMPDQYKIGYFDVTSPNDMRRKSIKYQNRSVKSPHITRLLEKIKNRKECHTLVASKKTPLTQANSINEKDNNRKSSNNKALTKTKKNQNDNSFDLFQHL